In Zalophus californianus isolate mZalCal1 chromosome 4, mZalCal1.pri.v2, whole genome shotgun sequence, the following proteins share a genomic window:
- the GPR61 gene encoding G-protein coupled receptor 61 encodes MESSPIPQSSGNSSTLGRVPQTPGPSTASGVPEVGLRDVASESVALFFMLLLDLIAVAGNAAVMAVIAKTPALRKFVFVFHLCLVDLLAALTLMPLAMLSSSALFDHDLFGEVACRLYLFLSICFVSLAILSVSAINVERYYYVVHPMRYEVRMTLGLVASVLVGVWVKALAMASVPVLGRVSREEGAPSIPPGCSLQWSRSAYCQLFVVVFAVLYFLLPLLLILVVYCSMFRVARVAAMQHGPLPTWMETPRQRSESLSSRSTMVTSSGAPQTTPHRTFGGGKAAVVLLAVGGQFLLCWLPYFSFHLYVALSAQPISTGQVENVVTWIGYFCFTSNPFFYGCLNRQIRGELSKQFVCFFKPAPEEELRLPSREGSIEENFLQFLQGTGCPTESWVSRPLPSPKQETPAVDFRIPGQIAEETSEFLEQQLTSDIIMSDSYLRPAPSPRLES; translated from the coding sequence ATGGAgtcctctcccatcccccagtcATCAGGGAACTCTTCCACTCTGGGGAGGGTCCCTCAAACCCCAGGTCCCTCTACGGCCAGTGGGGTCCCAGAGGTGGGGCTGCGGGACGTGGCCTCGGAATCTGTGGCTCTCTTCTTCATGCTCCTGCTGGACTTGATCGCTGTGGCTGGCAATGCCGCTGTGATGGCTGTTATCGCCAAGACACCCGCCCTCCGAAAATTTGTCTTCGTCTTCCACCTCTGCCTGGTGGACCTGCTGGCCGCCCTGACCCTCATGCCCCTGGCCATGctctccagctctgccctcttTGACCATGACCTCTTTGGGGAGGTCGCCTGCCGCCTCTACTTGTTCCTGAGCATATGCTTTGTTAGCCTGGCCATTCTCTCGGTGTCGGCCATCAATGTGGAGCGCTACTATTACGTTGTCCACCCCATGCGCTACGAGGTGCGCATGACGCTGGGGCTGGTGGCCTCTGTGTTGGTGGGCGTGTGGGTGAAAGCCTTGGCCATGGCTTCTGTGCCAGTGTTGGGAAGGGTCTCCCGGGAGGAGGGAGCTCCCAGCATCCCCCCAGGCTGCTCACTCCAATGGAGCCGCAGTGCCTACTGTCAGCTTTTTGTGGTGGTCTTTGCTGTCCTTTACTTCTTGCTGCCTCTACTCCTCATCCTTGTGGTCTACTGCAGCATGTTCCGAGTAGCCCGAGTGGCTGCCATGCAGCACGGACCGCTGCCCACCTGGATGGAGACACCCCGGCAACGCTCTGAGTCTCTCAGCAGCCGCTCCACTATGGTCACCAGCTCGGGGGCCCCCCAGACCACCCCGCACCGGACGTTCGGGGGAGGGAAGGCTGCAGTGGTCCTCCTGGCCGTGGGGGGACAGTTCCTGCTCTGTTGGTTGCCCTACTTTTCTTTCCACCTCTACGTTGCCCTGAGTGCTCAGCCCATTTCGACTGGGCAGGTGGAGAACGTGGTGACCTGGATCGGCTACTTCTGCTTCACTTCCAACCCGTTCTTTTATGGATGTCTCAACCGGCAGATCCGGGGGGAGCTCAGCAAGCAGTTTGTCTGCTTCTTCAAGCCGGCTCCAGAGGAGGAGCTGAGGCTACCTAGCCGGGAGGGCTCCATTGAGGAGAACTTTCTGCAGTTCCTTCAGGGTACAGGCTGTCCCACAGAGTCCTGGGTATCCcgacccctccccagccccaagcAGGAGACACCTGCTGTGGACTTTCGAATTCCAGGCCAGATAGCTGAAGAGACCTCTGAGTTCCTGGAGCAACAACTCACCAGCGACATCATCATGTCGGACAGCTACCTCCGTCCCGCCCCTTCACCTCGACTGGAATCATGA